The Halogeometricum rufum genome has a segment encoding these proteins:
- the pstB gene encoding phosphate ABC transporter ATP-binding protein PstB: MSDSQATSKAQSVETTNQQSAGTTVEGETQEKLRDEWVQYDFDGETAIKTQDVNVHYGDEHALHDISMEIPKNSVTALIGPSGCGKSTFLRCLNRMNDRIKAASVSGEVEFDGKNIYDDGTNLVELRKRVGQVFQSPNPFPKSIRENISYGPRKHGDIDVSLLSRLLGRDDRAEEEELVERCLRQAALWDEVNDRLDDNALGLSGGQQQRLCIARALATDPEVLLMDEPASALDPIATSRIEDLINDLSDDYTVVIVTHNMQQAARISDQTAVFLTGGYLVEYDDTDKIFENPESQRVEDYITGKFG; encoded by the coding sequence ATGAGTGACTCACAAGCCACATCCAAAGCCCAGTCCGTAGAGACGACGAACCAACAGAGCGCCGGGACGACCGTCGAGGGGGAGACGCAGGAGAAACTCCGCGACGAGTGGGTCCAGTACGACTTCGACGGCGAGACGGCCATCAAGACGCAGGACGTGAACGTCCACTACGGCGACGAACACGCCCTGCACGACATCTCGATGGAGATTCCGAAGAACAGCGTCACCGCGCTCATCGGGCCGTCCGGATGCGGGAAGTCCACCTTCCTCCGGTGTCTCAACCGGATGAACGACCGAATCAAGGCCGCCAGCGTCTCCGGCGAGGTGGAGTTCGACGGCAAGAACATCTACGACGACGGGACGAACCTCGTCGAACTGCGAAAGCGCGTCGGGCAGGTGTTCCAGTCGCCCAACCCGTTCCCGAAGTCGATTCGGGAGAACATCTCCTACGGTCCGCGGAAGCACGGCGACATCGACGTGAGCCTCCTCTCGCGACTCCTCGGCCGCGACGACAGAGCGGAAGAGGAGGAACTGGTCGAACGCTGCCTGCGGCAGGCGGCCCTGTGGGACGAGGTGAACGACCGGCTCGACGACAACGCGCTCGGGCTCTCCGGCGGTCAGCAGCAGCGTCTCTGCATCGCTCGCGCGCTGGCGACGGACCCCGAAGTGCTCCTGATGGACGAACCGGCGTCCGCACTCGACCCCATCGCCACCTCCCGTATCGAGGACCTCATCAACGACCTCTCGGACGACTACACCGTCGTCATCGTCACGCACAACATGCAGCAGGCGGCCCGCATCTCCGACCAGACGGCCGTCTTCCTCACCGGCGGCTACCTCGTGGAGTACGACGACACCGACAAGATATTCGAGAACCCCGAGAGTCAACGCGTCGAAGACTACATCACGGGTAAGTTCGGATAG
- the pstA gene encoding phosphate ABC transporter permease PstA, producing the protein MSDAYERDLVEGDSTTYERTAASIVGVGALAFAFSLAALFELVSLDATFVGLSLSNLLGLGTTVVGLGVVGLGVASYTGYVETTPDRSAGLVAAVLVGLLWFCVGGLVASQTFGLGWFLWLPAGLLLGGVAAGVAVFLREDLGSTLAAGAFALLVGLVFLTNVIGPEWSWRPADFSATFTPKIVVPFLTQTAVLVASWAAGKAYEGFGARGRQTGAYMLIALNALGILSVLVLLVAFVVSKGIGPLFEGFSVGASGLTWPFVQNGVQLTNDVDGVFPAIVGTFWLVVGSVVMAVPLAVGAAVFLTEYAEQGRFTQVVELATNGLWSTPSIVFGLFGYAFLVPRFGNTTSLLSGMFVLAFMLIPLVLITSREAINSVPDEYRDASAALGVSQWETIKSVVVPAAMPGVITGVILGVGRIAGETAPILLVMSGSPFPSKRQAPDVLDITFAFTSNFPFVTGSFVNQEALLNSASALPYQLYAIITAGVGQSEAFGWGTTLVLLLVVLSFYAVGIASRAYFRNKLRS; encoded by the coding sequence ATGAGTGACGCATACGAACGAGACTTAGTCGAAGGCGACTCGACCACGTACGAACGCACCGCGGCGAGCATCGTCGGTGTCGGGGCACTGGCGTTCGCGTTCTCGCTGGCCGCGCTGTTCGAGTTGGTCAGCCTCGACGCGACGTTCGTCGGACTATCGCTGTCGAACCTCCTCGGCCTCGGTACGACGGTGGTCGGTCTGGGCGTCGTCGGCCTCGGCGTGGCCTCTTACACGGGCTACGTCGAGACGACGCCGGACCGGAGCGCCGGTCTGGTCGCCGCGGTGCTGGTCGGCCTGCTGTGGTTCTGCGTCGGCGGCCTCGTCGCCTCGCAGACGTTCGGACTCGGCTGGTTCCTGTGGCTGCCGGCGGGACTGCTGCTCGGCGGCGTCGCCGCCGGCGTCGCCGTCTTCCTCCGCGAGGACCTGGGGTCGACGCTCGCCGCGGGCGCGTTCGCCCTCCTCGTCGGACTCGTCTTCCTGACGAACGTCATCGGCCCGGAGTGGTCGTGGCGCCCCGCCGACTTCTCCGCGACGTTCACGCCGAAAATCGTCGTCCCCTTCCTCACGCAGACGGCCGTCCTCGTGGCGAGTTGGGCGGCCGGCAAGGCGTACGAGGGCTTCGGGGCGCGCGGGCGACAGACGGGCGCGTACATGCTCATCGCGCTGAACGCGCTGGGCATCCTGTCGGTGCTCGTCCTCCTCGTGGCCTTCGTCGTCAGCAAGGGTATCGGCCCGCTGTTCGAGGGCTTCTCCGTGGGCGCGTCCGGCCTCACGTGGCCGTTCGTCCAGAACGGCGTCCAGTTGACGAACGACGTCGACGGCGTCTTCCCCGCCATCGTCGGGACGTTCTGGCTCGTCGTGGGGTCCGTCGTCATGGCCGTTCCGCTGGCCGTCGGCGCGGCGGTGTTCCTCACCGAGTACGCCGAACAGGGACGGTTCACGCAGGTGGTCGAACTCGCGACGAACGGGCTGTGGTCGACGCCCTCCATCGTCTTCGGGCTGTTCGGCTACGCGTTCCTCGTCCCCCGATTCGGCAACACGACGTCGCTGCTCTCCGGGATGTTCGTCCTCGCCTTTATGCTCATCCCGCTGGTACTCATCACCAGTCGAGAGGCGATCAACAGCGTGCCAGACGAGTACCGCGACGCCAGCGCAGCCCTCGGTGTCAGCCAGTGGGAGACCATCAAGAGCGTGGTCGTCCCCGCGGCGATGCCCGGGGTCATCACCGGCGTCATCCTCGGCGTCGGCCGCATCGCCGGCGAGACGGCGCCCATCCTCCTCGTCATGAGCGGGTCGCCGTTCCCCTCGAAGCGGCAGGCGCCCGACGTTCTCGACATCACTTTCGCCTTCACCAGCAACTTCCCGTTCGTGACCGGGAGCTTCGTCAACCAGGAGGCGCTGTTGAACTCCGCGAGCGCGCTCCCCTACCAACTGTACGCCATCATCACGGCCGGCGTCGGCCAGAGCGAGGCGTTCGGCTGGGGGACGACGCTCGTTCTGCTCCTGGTGGTTCTGTCTTTCTACGCGGTCGGCATCGCCTCGCGAGCGTACTTCCGTAACAAACTCCGATCATGA
- the pstC gene encoding phosphate ABC transporter permease subunit PstC has protein sequence MAQSSLKQSFDAFRTAEDIDTSALVAGAVGAVLLLTALASFVLRLGLEVPSILGFLVVLGYGWYAHQGLAAKSMTFLMTVSTVLILGMITVFLVLESLHAFRLMGPEILIGMSEPVTLFGVTVLPGLGGVFWQPSSATYSLVPAMWGTFVTTLIATAVAAPLGIACALFLAEIAPNWVREIVKPGIEILAGIPSIVYGFIGFTILNTYVFQNFRTPTQGSFFLVGGVIGLMALPTVVSVAEDSLDTVPDSMKDGALALGSTDWQTMTSITLPAAFSGVSAAVLLGVGRAIGETMAATVILGNTVGLPQPLYDVFGNNVTLTTLIASQYGDAGETQLSALFAAGVVLFVTVLFLSLTSLKIEAELKETLGGE, from the coding sequence ATGGCACAATCAAGTTTGAAGCAGTCGTTCGACGCATTCCGAACGGCCGAAGATATCGATACGAGCGCCCTCGTCGCGGGCGCGGTAGGCGCGGTGCTCCTCCTGACGGCGTTGGCGTCGTTCGTACTTCGGCTCGGTCTCGAAGTACCCTCGATACTCGGGTTCCTCGTGGTGCTCGGATACGGATGGTACGCCCACCAGGGGCTGGCGGCGAAGTCGATGACGTTCTTGATGACGGTGTCGACGGTGCTCATTCTCGGGATGATCACCGTCTTCCTCGTCCTCGAATCGCTCCACGCCTTCAGGCTCATGGGCCCGGAGATACTCATCGGCATGAGCGAACCGGTCACCCTGTTCGGGGTGACGGTCCTGCCCGGCCTCGGCGGCGTGTTCTGGCAACCCAGTTCCGCCACCTACTCGCTCGTCCCCGCGATGTGGGGAACGTTCGTGACGACGCTCATCGCGACGGCCGTCGCGGCACCGCTCGGCATCGCGTGCGCGCTGTTCCTCGCCGAAATCGCTCCCAACTGGGTGCGCGAGATAGTGAAGCCGGGAATCGAGATTCTGGCCGGTATCCCCTCCATCGTCTACGGGTTCATCGGATTCACCATCCTCAACACGTACGTGTTTCAGAACTTCCGGACGCCGACGCAGGGGAGTTTCTTCCTCGTCGGCGGCGTCATCGGCCTGATGGCGCTCCCCACCGTCGTCTCCGTCGCCGAGGACTCGCTGGACACGGTGCCGGACTCGATGAAAGACGGGGCGCTCGCCCTCGGGTCGACCGACTGGCAGACGATGACCAGCATCACGCTTCCCGCGGCGTTCTCGGGCGTCTCCGCCGCGGTGCTGCTCGGCGTCGGCCGCGCCATCGGCGAGACGATGGCCGCCACGGTCATCCTCGGAAACACCGTCGGCCTGCCGCAACCGCTGTACGACGTGTTCGGCAACAACGTGACGCTCACCACGCTCATCGCCAGCCAGTACGGCGACGCGGGCGAGACGCAACTGAGCGCGCTGTTCGCGGCCGGAGTCGTCCTGTTCGTGACGGTGCTGTTCCTCTCGCTCACCTCGCTGAAGATAGAGGCCGAACTGAAAGAGACGCTCGGCGGTGAATGA
- a CDS encoding PstS family phosphate ABC transporter substrate-binding protein: MTRDSKSVGADYSRRKFIVASGAAGLAGLAGCSGSGNEGTEASGGAEDTATEASGDSSDTSTESSGSSKEDVGPLTADGSSTVYPITSDGAAVWNSNPPADDEEYWGPGQYDIDTDANMADYWGGLYGFSSSEEGQPPFLVNVGLSHSGTGVEKVMNGQVDIGDSSAPVADELPDADQSTLDKFVNHVVGVDGQPIVVSQEIADAGVEELTGDELRAIYKQEITNWSEVGGPDREIQAVGRAEGSGTDTAFRANLYGDPEAEMSPDIRKGQNQQVATLVRNSDNAIAYMALAFVGNGVVPISLTLDGTTYTPGKNLSDKGYPLSRDLHCYTWEGTSEQEAAFLRMLISDYGQTMFVEPNNYFVLSDTRQEEERAKLPEPSN; the protein is encoded by the coding sequence ATGACGCGCGACAGCAAATCAGTGGGAGCGGACTATTCGCGGCGTAAATTCATCGTTGCATCGGGCGCGGCGGGCCTGGCGGGCCTCGCCGGTTGTTCCGGCAGTGGGAACGAGGGCACCGAGGCGTCCGGCGGCGCCGAGGACACCGCGACGGAGGCGTCCGGCGACTCGTCGGACACGTCCACGGAGTCGTCCGGGTCCAGCAAGGAGGACGTCGGCCCGCTGACGGCCGACGGGTCCTCGACGGTGTACCCCATCACGTCCGACGGCGCGGCCGTCTGGAACTCCAACCCCCCGGCGGACGACGAGGAGTACTGGGGCCCCGGGCAGTACGACATCGACACGGACGCCAACATGGCCGACTACTGGGGCGGCCTCTACGGCTTCAGCAGCAGCGAGGAGGGTCAGCCGCCGTTCCTCGTCAACGTCGGTCTCTCGCACTCCGGCACCGGCGTCGAGAAGGTCATGAACGGACAGGTCGACATCGGTGACTCCTCCGCGCCCGTCGCGGACGAACTCCCCGACGCCGACCAGTCCACGCTCGACAAGTTCGTCAACCACGTCGTCGGCGTCGACGGCCAGCCCATCGTCGTCTCGCAGGAGATCGCCGACGCGGGCGTCGAGGAACTGACCGGCGACGAACTCCGCGCTATCTACAAGCAGGAGATCACCAACTGGAGCGAAGTCGGTGGCCCGGACCGCGAGATTCAGGCCGTCGGCCGCGCCGAGGGCTCCGGCACCGACACCGCCTTCCGCGCGAACCTCTACGGCGACCCGGAAGCCGAGATGAGCCCCGACATCCGCAAGGGTCAGAACCAGCAGGTCGCGACGCTCGTCCGCAACTCCGACAACGCCATCGCGTACATGGCGCTCGCGTTCGTCGGCAACGGCGTCGTCCCCATCTCGCTCACGCTCGACGGCACGACGTACACGCCGGGCAAGAACCTGAGCGACAAGGGCTACCCGCTCAGCCGTGACCTCCACTGCTACACGTGGGAGGGCACCTCCGAGCAGGAAGCCGCGTTCCTGCGGATGCTCATCAGCGACTACGGACAGACGATGTTCGTCGAGCCGAACAACTACTTCGTGCTCTCGGACACGCGCCAGGAAGAAGAGCGGGCCAAGCTGCCCGAGCCGTCGAACTGA
- a CDS encoding phosphate signaling complex PhoU family protein, giving the protein MVETRKVQVTGGSTYTVSIPKDWATENNVSAGSEVEFYPEGDSLFLTPRTEDERTEGTLDIANLDGDELTRAVMTMYVSGFDIIALESGRITTEQRRTIREATQSLVGLEVLEETRDRVVIRDLLDSSELSIHNAVTRMRLIALSMLEDAIAAIAELDDDMARDVIQRDDDVDRLWMVVSRIFRATLRTPKAAEELGLPREVCFDYQSAARQLERIGDHATKIAHLTLNFEEPVSEEVAEALEELYVEARKVVDDGMDALFTDDADEASRLANDAREKVQAIDERARKIDELLRELDPARAQLLGLIVDSVSRSADYGGNIAETALQKAAPTP; this is encoded by the coding sequence ATGGTCGAAACCCGAAAGGTGCAGGTGACGGGCGGGTCGACGTACACCGTCTCGATTCCCAAGGACTGGGCGACCGAGAACAACGTCTCCGCGGGGAGCGAGGTCGAGTTCTACCCCGAGGGCGACTCGCTGTTCCTGACGCCGCGCACGGAGGACGAGCGGACGGAGGGGACCCTCGACATCGCCAACCTCGACGGCGACGAACTCACGCGCGCGGTGATGACGATGTACGTCAGCGGGTTCGACATCATCGCCTTAGAGAGCGGCCGCATCACGACCGAGCAACGACGGACCATCCGCGAGGCGACGCAGAGCCTCGTCGGCCTCGAAGTCCTCGAAGAGACGCGCGACCGGGTCGTCATCCGCGACCTGTTGGACTCCTCGGAACTGTCCATCCACAACGCGGTGACCCGGATGCGACTCATCGCGCTGTCGATGCTCGAAGACGCCATCGCCGCCATCGCGGAACTGGACGACGACATGGCCCGCGACGTCATCCAGCGAGACGACGACGTGGACCGCCTCTGGATGGTCGTCTCCCGCATCTTCCGCGCGACGCTCCGGACCCCGAAGGCCGCCGAGGAACTCGGCCTGCCGCGTGAGGTGTGCTTCGACTACCAGTCGGCCGCCCGACAGCTCGAACGCATCGGCGACCACGCGACGAAGATAGCCCATCTGACGCTCAACTTCGAGGAACCCGTCTCCGAGGAAGTCGCCGAGGCGCTCGAAGAACTGTACGTCGAGGCGCGCAAAGTCGTCGACGACGGTATGGACGCCCTGTTCACCGACGACGCCGACGAGGCGTCGCGCCTCGCCAACGACGCCCGGGAGAAGGTGCAGGCGATAGACGAACGCGCCCGGAAGATAGACGAACTCCTGCGCGAGTTGGACCCCGCGCGCGCCCAACTGCTCGGTCTCATCGTCGACTCCGTCTCCCGGAGCGCCGACTACGGCGGCAACATCGCCGAGACGGCACTCCAGAAGGCCGCGCCGACGCCCTGA
- a CDS encoding 30S ribosomal protein S8e, which yields MKDQGRSKRKRTGGRLRPSHKKKRYQLGREPTETTVGEPRFRVVDSRGNKQKVRALSTNVAQVADGGDVAEAEIENVVDNPSNVNYIRRNIITKGAIIETSEGRARVTSRPGQDGQVNAVLVDDE from the coding sequence ATGAAGGACCAAGGACGCTCGAAGCGGAAGCGCACCGGCGGGCGACTTCGACCCTCGCACAAGAAGAAGCGATACCAACTCGGCCGCGAACCGACCGAGACGACCGTCGGCGAACCCCGATTCCGCGTCGTCGACTCCCGCGGTAACAAGCAGAAGGTCCGCGCCCTCTCGACCAACGTCGCGCAGGTCGCAGACGGCGGCGACGTCGCCGAAGCCGAGATAGAGAACGTCGTGGACAACCCCTCGAACGTCAACTACATCCGCCGGAACATCATCACGAAGGGCGCCATCATCGAGACCAGCGAAGGCCGCGCCCGCGTCACCTCCCGCCCCGGTCAGGACGGACAGGTCAACGCCGTCCTCGTGGACGACGAGTAA